In Monodelphis domestica isolate mMonDom1 chromosome 4, mMonDom1.pri, whole genome shotgun sequence, one DNA window encodes the following:
- the LDLRAD2 gene encoding low-density lipoprotein receptor class A domain-containing protein 2 codes for MDCLKPRTTFLKLSPSLLLLGAFILEASALEVVNLVDFCGQMLRGEGMIIRSHSDSRKFYFVALETDCWLTVQAASPQDRILFQFRFFLVYSLTQPSSSELPQITTSGLPSHLREDPCTTGSYVQFYDGSKEGPHLGKPLCGMTIPGPVLSTGRSLSLRLVTRGQQPRVDFIGDFTSFRLAFLIPSSSISPCGLGDYFLCRNKKCIPQSLVCDVWGIDNCGDGSDQTAYPPASCRAVTAAAPTSPVFWTSRRSLNPGSNSSKPEESQPGLRERSATGCFTRTRTFKMLPSYSSVYTACCPVDLPGCLCLGRVTPQGSSEHAGQAGGQGSALPGLSLQLGPQGRPD; via the exons ATGGACTGCCTCAAACCAAGGACTACTTTCCTGAAGCTTTCCCCAAGCCTGCTTTTGCTGGGGGCTTTCATTCTGGAAGCATCAGCTCTAGAAGTAG tcAATCTGGTGGATTTCTGTGGCCAGATGCTCCGAGGGGAAGGGATGATCATCCGCTCTCATTCCGATTCACGGAAATTCTACTTTGTGGCCTTAGAGACAGACTGCTGGCTCACTGTACAGGCTGCCTCCCCCCAGGACAGAATCCTGTTCCAGTTTCGTTTCTTTCTGGTATATAGCCTGACTCAGCCATCTTCTTCTGAGCTGCCCCAGATAACCACCTCTGGGCTGCCCAGCCATCTCAGAGAGGACCCCTGCACCACTGGTTCCTATGTACAATTCTATGATGGGTCAAAGGAGGGACCCCACCTTGGGAAACCACTGTGTGGAATGACCATCCCAGGCCCAGTCCTGTCCACAGGCAGATCCCTGAGCCTGCGCCTAGTGACCAGAGGCCAGCAACCCAGGGTGGATTTCATTGGGGACTTCACCTCATTCCGACTAG ctttcctgattccaagctccaGCATTTCTCCCTGTGGTCTGGGTGACTATTTCCTCTGCCGTAACAAGAAGTGCATCCCCCAGAGCCTGGTGTGTGACGTTTGGGGCATTGACAACTGTGGGGATGGCAGTGACCAGACTGCATACCCTCCTGCCAGCTGCAGAG CTGTGACTGCGGCTGCCCCAACATCTCCTGTCTTCTGGACATCTCGGAGGTCTTTGAACCCTGGCAGCAATAGCAGCAAGCCAGAGGAGAGCCAGCCTGGCCTCCGGGAGAGATCTGCCACAG GCTGCTTTACCAGGACCAGGACCTTCAAAATGCTCCCTAGCTACAGTTCTGTCTACACCGCCTGCTGCCCTGTGGATTTGCCTGGCTGCCTCTGCTTGGGCCGGGTCACCCCTCAGGGTTCCTCTGAGCATGCTGGCCAAGCTGGGGGACAGGGGTCAGCCCTACCAGGGCTCTCACTACAGCTCGGGCCCCAGGGGAGACCCGATTAA